In a single window of the Aridibaculum aurantiacum genome:
- a CDS encoding formimidoylglutamase, producing MAHLHTLEDFLSPINLHELSDDEGYRDTQLGKHVAVNEGEIPDIEFADIVLVGCGDHRGAALPADINAGPNAIRKQFYSLYHWHSEVSVADIGNIIGGASINDTYAALRTVVNELILHNKRVVILGGSHDLTLAQYGAYVANEQIIEATCVDAKLDLNMDSHLVADNFLMEMLVGEPNFIRHYNHIGFQSYFVHPSMLETIDKLRFDCYRVGRVKQKMEEMEPVIRNSHLFSFDISAIQNCHAPANRITPNGFSGEEACMLMQYAGMSTNVNTIGLYGYLPNYDVHDLTAKQLSHMLWYLMDGIYKGKLEAPLEERDDFYEFRMAFAEIETTFLQSKKTGRWWMEVPDGKMIACSHEDYLVASSNDIPERWMRAAERL from the coding sequence ATGGCGCATTTGCACACTCTTGAAGATTTTCTTTCCCCGATAAACCTGCACGAATTATCTGACGATGAGGGGTATAGAGATACGCAGTTGGGGAAACATGTGGCGGTAAATGAAGGGGAGATACCAGACATTGAATTTGCTGACATTGTACTGGTAGGCTGCGGCGATCATCGTGGAGCAGCGTTACCTGCTGATATTAATGCAGGACCTAATGCCATTCGTAAACAGTTTTACAGTCTGTACCACTGGCACAGCGAAGTATCAGTAGCAGATATCGGAAATATAATTGGCGGTGCTTCCATCAATGATACTTATGCTGCACTGCGTACCGTAGTCAACGAGCTGATCCTTCACAACAAGAGGGTGGTGATATTAGGTGGCAGCCACGATCTTACGCTGGCGCAATACGGCGCATATGTGGCGAATGAACAGATAATAGAAGCTACTTGTGTAGATGCTAAGCTGGACCTGAACATGGACAGCCATCTGGTAGCAGATAACTTCTTAATGGAAATGCTGGTGGGCGAACCGAACTTCATCAGGCATTACAACCATATTGGCTTCCAGAGCTATTTTGTTCACCCGAGCATGCTGGAAACCATAGACAAGCTACGGTTTGATTGTTATCGTGTTGGTCGGGTAAAGCAGAAAATGGAAGAGATGGAGCCGGTGATCCGCAATTCGCATCTTTTTTCTTTCGATATCTCAGCTATTCAAAATTGTCATGCGCCGGCAAACCGCATCACTCCCAATGGTTTTTCGGGCGAAGAAGCATGCATGCTGATGCAGTACGCCGGCATGAGCACCAATGTAAACACGATTGGCCTGTACGGCTACCTGCCAAACTACGACGTACACGATCTTACTGCTAAACAGCTTTCGCATATGCTTTGGTACCTGATGGACGGAATTTATAAAGGCAAACTAGAAGCGCCACTGGAAGAACGCGATGACTTCTATGAATTCAGGATGGCATTTGCGGAGATTGAAACTACCTTTTTACAAAGCAAAAAAACCGGCCGCTGGTGGATGGAAGTACCAGATGGAAAGATGATCGCCTGCAGCCACGAAGATTATCTTGTAGCCTCAAGCAACGATATACCTGAAAGGTGGATGAGAGCAGCGGAGAGGCTTTGA
- the mutL gene encoding DNA mismatch repair endonuclease MutL gives MPDIIQLLPDNLANQIAAGEVIQRPASAVKELLENAVDAGATEIKLLVNDAGKALLQVIDNGKGMSETDARMSFERHATSKISNIEDLFKIRTMGFRGEALASIAAVSQVELKTRKADVEIGTCIEVENSVVKRQEPCATPVGTNICMKNLFFNVPARRNFLKSNAAEMRHIVDEFIRVAMAFPNIFFSLTSNGQQVFHLEAGSLKQRIIQVLGTSYSTKLVHVSEETDYMNITGFVGKPETTKKTRGDQYFFVNNRFIKSAYLNHAVMSAYDEMIAKDSFPMYVLFIDLDPSVVDINVHPTKQEIKFEDEKIVYAFVQAAVKHALAQFSIAPSLDFTLNADIQQLDAVSKPTSGDAMDAITSSNLFKTFTQKNQAHKIEGSNKSELSHWKDFYEPATQPLPTDLHTTSQQPASEGLDYSGYSLLKPEPKFKLLPDVVLSQLHNTYIVTPTAVGFLLVHQQQAHERVLYEKYSQAVHGKQMPTQQSLFPSTIQLGAGDTELMHELLPDLKVLGYAIEPFGNNTFVVQGTPADILDGNEKMAIELLLEQYKHFSSDVKFSRRERLVRCIARQQAIKTGRSLSQREMLTLVEELFACNTPNITPGGNPTYMEFKQDYLERMFGK, from the coding sequence GTGCCGGATATTATTCAATTACTACCAGATAATTTAGCCAACCAGATAGCGGCGGGAGAAGTGATCCAGCGGCCGGCAAGTGCCGTAAAGGAGCTGTTGGAAAATGCTGTAGATGCAGGTGCTACCGAAATAAAACTATTGGTGAATGATGCCGGTAAAGCACTGCTGCAGGTAATAGATAATGGTAAGGGCATGAGTGAAACAGATGCCCGTATGTCTTTTGAAAGGCATGCCACTTCCAAAATTTCCAACATAGAAGATCTTTTTAAGATCCGCACCATGGGCTTCAGGGGCGAGGCACTGGCATCTATTGCTGCAGTTTCGCAGGTAGAACTGAAGACACGCAAAGCCGATGTAGAAATAGGTACTTGTATAGAAGTGGAGAATAGTGTGGTAAAGCGGCAGGAGCCTTGCGCAACACCAGTAGGCACCAATATTTGCATGAAGAATCTCTTCTTCAATGTGCCGGCACGCCGAAACTTCCTAAAGAGTAATGCAGCCGAGATGCGCCATATAGTGGATGAATTCATTCGTGTGGCGATGGCTTTTCCAAATATTTTCTTTTCGCTTACCAGCAACGGGCAGCAGGTGTTTCACCTGGAGGCAGGCAGCCTGAAGCAGCGTATCATCCAGGTGCTTGGCACATCATACAGTACCAAACTGGTGCACGTATCGGAGGAAACGGATTATATGAACATCACGGGCTTTGTGGGTAAACCAGAGACCACCAAGAAAACCCGCGGCGACCAGTACTTCTTTGTAAACAACCGTTTTATAAAGAGTGCATACCTGAACCACGCTGTCATGAGCGCCTACGACGAGATGATAGCCAAGGACAGCTTCCCGATGTATGTGCTGTTCATAGATCTTGATCCATCGGTGGTGGATATTAACGTTCACCCGACAAAGCAGGAGATAAAGTTTGAGGACGAGAAGATCGTGTATGCTTTTGTGCAGGCAGCAGTAAAGCATGCATTGGCCCAGTTCAGCATTGCTCCTTCACTCGATTTCACGCTGAATGCAGATATCCAGCAGCTGGACGCAGTGTCGAAGCCGACTTCGGGCGACGCTATGGATGCTATCACTTCGTCCAATCTTTTTAAAACATTTACTCAGAAGAACCAGGCGCACAAGATAGAGGGCAGCAACAAAAGCGAGCTGTCGCACTGGAAGGATTTTTACGAACCTGCCACTCAACCGCTGCCAACAGATCTTCATACTACTTCGCAGCAGCCTGCTTCAGAAGGTTTGGATTATTCAGGTTACTCGCTGTTGAAGCCAGAGCCAAAGTTCAAGCTATTGCCTGATGTAGTGCTTTCGCAGCTGCATAATACATATATAGTAACACCTACAGCCGTTGGTTTTTTGCTGGTACACCAGCAGCAGGCGCACGAGAGGGTGCTGTACGAAAAGTATAGCCAGGCCGTGCATGGCAAGCAAATGCCTACGCAGCAGAGCTTGTTTCCTTCTACCATACAACTGGGCGCTGGCGATACGGAACTGATGCACGAGCTGCTGCCCGACCTGAAGGTGCTGGGTTATGCCATTGAACCATTTGGTAACAACACCTTTGTTGTTCAAGGAACGCCGGCTGATATATTAGATGGTAATGAGAAAATGGCCATTGAACTGCTTCTGGAGCAGTACAAGCATTTCAGCAGCGATGTAAAGTTTAGCCGCCGCGAAAGACTGGTACGCTGCATTGCCCGCCAGCAAGCCATCAAAACAGGCAGAAGCCTATCACAGCGGGAAATGCTAACGCTGGTAGAAGAACTCTTTGCCTGCAACACACCAAATATTACCCCCGGCGGCAACCCTACCTATATGGAATTCAAACAGGACTATCTGGAGAGGATGTTTGGGAAGTAG
- a CDS encoding four helix bundle protein: MSTIQSFEEIESWKLSRKLCMRIGALIDAGKFKNNYALVNQMEKSSGSIMDNIAEGFERGTRREFITFLGYAKGSCGELRSQLYRSLDRNYINQEDFNELLDLCIQVSALLQKFIRYLQNTPIDGVRKKSTNLKP, translated from the coding sequence ATGTCTACTATTCAATCCTTTGAAGAGATAGAGTCTTGGAAGCTTTCCAGGAAATTATGTATGCGAATAGGCGCATTGATAGATGCAGGAAAATTCAAAAACAATTATGCGCTGGTAAACCAGATGGAGAAATCATCAGGCTCAATAATGGATAACATCGCTGAAGGTTTTGAAAGAGGGACAAGAAGAGAATTTATAACATTTCTCGGCTATGCTAAAGGTTCGTGTGGTGAACTGAGATCCCAGCTTTACCGGTCACTCGACAGGAACTATATAAATCAAGAAGACTTCAATGAGTTATTGGACCTTTGTATACAGGTGTCAGCTCTACTTCAAAAGTTCATCCGTTACCTGCAGAACACACCTATAGATGGAGTAAGAAAGAAATCAACGAACCTTAAACCTTAA
- a CDS encoding BatD family protein, translating to MKAFYAYFLFIFLIVGQVLSAQSFTARVSAKVIGKNDRLQVQYVGSDGDLTQFRMPDFPGWMVIAGPNITSSKTVVNGEVTQEMIYGVTLVPRTPGKLAVPSAFAILNGKPVRTTPMYVEVKNVPHVTGSARSQQPSGSLYDPQPSPQQRAEFGNDQFLRPGESARDKINQNIMVKVDVNKRTAVVGEPILVTYKLATRLRSQSKVVSQPSFTGATVIEMTTENPLPTRENINGRMYNVYVVRRVQLIPLQEGPLRIPEAAVENTVPFYSTGGISYRDLYYNMPTLPAEEVTVTTKSKPLELQIQPMPPMSAVGPAVFSGAVGSYDISISLARTTLETNSTNELVVIVQGEGNIQQMRPPTINWPNGIEAFEPAVKTQEDKAYFPIRSRRTYAYPFVVNNPGQYVLPAISFTYFDASANRYITKQTNPVTLLVSKGAGGNKITSTHATADEDFQNRLIILSGAALLAIIIGLIWFKDRNRKTTQPAVAPPAPVDLPVPEAAPASASAILMRIRELCPEQDTALFYKQLYGCINEFFEKALKINPNEVQAHLYNYNGNRDAVQKLAELRNNCTLGMYTPVYTIDEAMQHRLTAIETISRLEREV from the coding sequence ATGAAGGCATTCTACGCATATTTTTTATTCATTTTCCTAATTGTTGGGCAGGTATTGTCAGCACAATCATTTACAGCTCGTGTATCTGCAAAAGTGATTGGTAAAAACGACCGTTTGCAGGTACAGTATGTAGGCTCTGACGGTGATCTTACGCAGTTCCGGATGCCCGACTTCCCGGGGTGGATGGTGATAGCCGGACCCAACATCACCAGCAGCAAAACCGTTGTGAATGGAGAGGTTACTCAAGAAATGATCTACGGGGTAACGCTGGTTCCTAGAACGCCAGGAAAACTTGCAGTGCCATCTGCGTTTGCCATACTCAATGGAAAACCCGTACGCACTACTCCTATGTATGTTGAGGTTAAGAATGTTCCGCATGTTACCGGCTCAGCCCGTTCACAGCAACCTTCAGGTTCTTTATACGACCCGCAGCCATCGCCACAGCAGCGGGCTGAATTTGGAAACGACCAGTTTCTACGTCCCGGCGAAAGTGCACGCGACAAGATCAACCAGAACATAATGGTGAAAGTGGATGTGAATAAACGGACTGCTGTGGTTGGAGAACCTATTCTTGTTACTTACAAACTAGCTACCCGCCTCAGGTCCCAATCTAAAGTGGTAAGCCAGCCTTCTTTTACAGGTGCCACAGTAATAGAGATGACCACTGAAAATCCTCTGCCTACACGTGAGAACATTAATGGTAGAATGTACAATGTATACGTGGTGCGTAGGGTACAGCTTATTCCGCTACAGGAAGGGCCTTTGCGAATACCTGAAGCCGCTGTAGAAAATACGGTTCCTTTTTACAGCACGGGTGGTATCAGCTACCGCGACCTGTACTATAACATGCCTACACTTCCCGCCGAAGAAGTTACGGTGACAACTAAAAGCAAACCGCTGGAGCTGCAAATTCAACCCATGCCGCCAATGTCGGCTGTAGGTCCGGCTGTGTTTAGTGGAGCTGTAGGTTCATATGATATTTCCATATCGCTTGCACGCACCACACTGGAAACAAATTCCACCAACGAACTGGTGGTGATAGTGCAGGGTGAAGGAAATATCCAGCAAATGCGCCCACCAACGATCAACTGGCCCAACGGCATAGAAGCTTTTGAACCAGCTGTAAAAACACAGGAGGACAAGGCTTATTTTCCTATCCGATCCCGCCGCACGTATGCATATCCCTTTGTTGTAAATAACCCGGGGCAGTATGTGTTGCCTGCTATTTCGTTCACCTATTTTGATGCGTCTGCCAACCGCTATATTACCAAGCAAACCAATCCTGTAACATTACTGGTAAGTAAAGGTGCCGGGGGAAATAAAATTACCTCCACACATGCTACTGCCGATGAAGATTTTCAGAACCGGCTTATCATACTTTCAGGTGCTGCACTCCTTGCTATTATCATAGGTTTGATCTGGTTCAAAGACAGGAACAGGAAAACAACTCAACCAGCTGTTGCGCCACCGGCGCCTGTTGATTTACCTGTTCCCGAGGCTGCACCAGCATCCGCGTCAGCTATCTTGATGCGAATAAGGGAATTGTGCCCTGAACAGGATACAGCGCTGTTTTATAAGCAGCTTTATGGTTGCATCAATGAGTTTTTTGAGAAAGCACTCAAGATCAATCCTAATGAGGTGCAGGCACACTTGTACAACTACAACGGAAACAGGGACGCAGTACAAAAACTGGCAGAGCTGAGAAATAACTGTACGCTAGGTATGTATACACCTGTTTATACCATAGATGAAGCGATGCAGCACAGGCTGACAGCTATTGAAACCATCAGCAGGTTGGAGAGGGAGGTGTAG
- a CDS encoding ATP-dependent helicase: MARYLDDLNENQRQAVLHKDGPVMIVAGAGSGKTKVLTTRIAHLMSAHKVDAFNILALTFTNKAAAEMKERVQKILGNNEARNLYIGTFHSVFARILRGEAHRIGYPNHFTIYDTDDSRSVIKTVVNELNLDDKHYKPSVVHNRISAAKNALVGAADYQNDYYLQQEDQRANRPMIGQIYMNYAARCFKNGAMDFDDLLFKFYELLRDFPEVLHKYQHKFKYIMIDEYQDTNPAQYQVIKLLAAVHENIAVVGDDAQSIYSFRGATIENILQFQKDYDDVAVIKLEQNYRCTQNILKVANQVIKNNVGQIPKDLWTQNAVGEKIKLVRTMTDNDEGKYVADSIQEQKLRNHFYNKDFAILYRTNAQSRAYEESLRRMGIPYRIYGGVSFYQRKEIKDMLAYLRVISNQKDEEALKRIINYPVRGIGKTTVEKAVIAANENNISMFEVLERAGQFGFKSGTLEALTNFVTMIKYFQSLLKDKNAYEVAVQVGKHTNLVKELFNDKTTEGLARYENIQELLNSIKEWVDTSIDLAQIDEEGVVVNETVSANAGSLGRYLQQITLLTDADDDKEDSDVVKLMTIHAAKGLEFSNVFVGGLEETLFPNSMAINTREELEEERRLFYVAITRAKKHLWLTYSNSRYRFGQLVQNDPSRFIEEMPEEHLDRSFAGGGARNQGFNSGFGAASAFDKMRGGYGSSPAARAEKQYGPPPSKKQERPQYLPAQPTVAKVVEHKPSADFVPSDTTNLQAGQKVEHQKFGFGEVVKMEGAAHNPIATVKFDLNGEKKIMLNYAKLRILE; encoded by the coding sequence ATGGCAAGATACCTGGATGATTTGAACGAAAACCAGCGGCAGGCTGTACTGCACAAAGACGGACCTGTGATGATTGTAGCTGGTGCGGGAAGTGGAAAAACAAAGGTTTTGACCACCCGCATTGCGCACCTGATGAGTGCCCACAAGGTGGATGCCTTTAATATTCTTGCGCTGACTTTTACCAATAAAGCAGCGGCAGAAATGAAGGAAAGGGTGCAAAAGATACTGGGCAATAACGAGGCGAGGAACTTATATATAGGAACATTTCACAGCGTGTTTGCCCGCATCCTTCGCGGCGAAGCACACCGCATTGGCTACCCTAATCACTTCACCATCTACGATACAGATGATAGCAGGAGCGTGATAAAGACGGTAGTGAACGAACTGAACCTGGACGATAAGCACTACAAACCAAGTGTGGTGCACAACCGCATTTCTGCTGCAAAGAATGCACTGGTTGGTGCGGCAGATTACCAGAACGATTATTACCTGCAGCAGGAAGATCAGCGGGCTAACCGGCCAATGATCGGGCAGATATACATGAACTATGCAGCGCGTTGTTTTAAAAACGGCGCGATGGATTTTGATGACCTGCTGTTCAAGTTCTATGAACTTTTGCGCGATTTCCCTGAAGTGCTGCATAAGTACCAGCACAAGTTCAAGTACATCATGATAGATGAGTACCAGGATACGAACCCGGCGCAGTACCAGGTAATCAAGCTGCTGGCAGCAGTTCATGAAAATATTGCTGTAGTAGGTGATGACGCACAAAGTATCTATAGCTTCCGTGGCGCCACTATCGAAAACATCTTACAGTTTCAGAAAGATTATGATGATGTGGCGGTGATCAAGCTGGAGCAGAACTATCGCTGTACACAAAACATTTTGAAGGTAGCCAACCAGGTGATCAAGAACAACGTGGGGCAGATACCAAAAGATTTGTGGACACAAAACGCCGTTGGCGAAAAGATCAAGCTGGTACGTACCATGACCGACAACGATGAAGGCAAGTACGTAGCAGATTCTATACAGGAGCAAAAGCTGCGCAACCACTTTTACAATAAAGATTTTGCTATCCTTTACCGCACCAACGCCCAGAGCCGTGCTTATGAAGAAAGCCTGCGTCGCATGGGCATCCCGTACCGCATCTATGGTGGCGTAAGCTTCTACCAGCGGAAGGAGATCAAGGATATGCTGGCTTACCTGCGGGTCATCAGCAATCAAAAAGACGAGGAAGCTCTGAAGCGTATTATCAATTATCCTGTTCGTGGAATTGGTAAGACAACCGTAGAAAAAGCGGTGATTGCTGCTAATGAAAACAACATTAGCATGTTCGAAGTGCTGGAGCGTGCTGGCCAGTTTGGTTTCAAATCCGGAACACTTGAAGCATTGACCAACTTCGTTACCATGATTAAGTATTTCCAAAGCCTGCTGAAGGATAAAAATGCTTACGAGGTAGCGGTACAGGTAGGTAAGCATACCAACCTGGTAAAGGAACTGTTCAACGATAAAACGACTGAAGGACTTGCTCGTTACGAGAACATTCAGGAGTTGCTCAACTCAATCAAAGAGTGGGTGGATACTTCTATTGACCTGGCGCAGATAGACGAAGAGGGCGTGGTGGTGAATGAGACTGTATCTGCAAACGCTGGTAGCCTTGGACGTTACCTGCAGCAGATCACATTGCTTACCGATGCTGACGATGATAAAGAAGACAGCGATGTGGTAAAGCTGATGACTATACACGCGGCTAAGGGCCTTGAGTTCAGCAACGTTTTTGTTGGCGGTTTAGAGGAGACGCTTTTCCCTAATTCCATGGCCATCAATACACGTGAAGAGCTGGAGGAAGAGCGTCGTTTGTTTTACGTAGCCATCACTCGTGCAAAGAAGCACCTGTGGCTTACCTATAGCAATTCGCGTTATCGCTTTGGTCAACTGGTGCAGAACGATCCAAGCCGTTTTATAGAAGAAATGCCTGAAGAGCATCTTGACCGCAGTTTTGCTGGCGGTGGTGCCCGCAATCAAGGCTTCAACAGCGGCTTTGGTGCAGCATCGGCTTTTGATAAAATGCGTGGTGGTTATGGCAGCAGCCCGGCTGCACGAGCAGAAAAACAATATGGTCCGCCGCCTTCTAAGAAACAAGAACGTCCTCAATATTTACCTGCGCAGCCAACAGTTGCCAAGGTGGTAGAGCATAAGCCAAGCGCTGATTTTGTACCAAGCGATACTACCAATCTGCAGGCAGGTCAAAAGGTAGAGCACCAAAAATTTGGTTTTGGCGAAGTGGTAAAAATGGAAGGTGCAGCGCACAATCCTATAGCCACGGTGAAATTTGACCTGAATGGCGAAAAAAAGATCATGCTGAACTATGCAAAGCTGCGGATACTGGAGTAG
- a CDS encoding condensin complex protein MksE has protein sequence MKIPAQTADIFELLSKGQFICSNSVEDTQRKLFNIIEENFEELANYFLAIGFVLERGDEFFYFSRKEARADLERKIEQAYRWIDVLDFFKAYNSGFGPGYRFTPSDILVQVKIDANLKDKLEQLKKPLGDGNHRERVQRLIDELEKFGFAELENEITQQYKVLSAFKYIEQLIVSIHITEEVQHEVS, from the coding sequence ATGAAAATTCCTGCACAAACAGCAGACATATTTGAACTTTTAAGCAAGGGACAGTTCATCTGTTCCAATAGCGTAGAGGATACGCAGCGGAAGCTTTTCAATATAATTGAAGAGAATTTCGAGGAGTTAGCCAACTACTTTTTAGCCATTGGTTTTGTACTGGAGCGGGGAGATGAATTCTTTTACTTCAGCCGCAAGGAAGCACGTGCCGACCTGGAGCGTAAGATAGAGCAGGCCTACCGCTGGATAGATGTGCTGGACTTCTTCAAAGCCTACAATAGCGGCTTTGGTCCCGGTTACCGTTTTACCCCAAGTGATATATTGGTACAGGTAAAAATTGATGCGAACCTGAAAGATAAACTGGAGCAACTAAAGAAGCCGCTCGGCGATGGCAACCACCGCGAAAGAGTGCAACGCCTGATAGATGAACTGGAGAAATTTGGTTTTGCAGAACTCGAGAACGAGATCACCCAGCAATACAAGGTCCTCAGCGCTTTCAAATACATAGAACAACTAATCGTTAGCATCCACATTACAGAAGAAGTACAACATGAGGTTTCTTAA